From Cellulomonas dongxiuzhuiae, the proteins below share one genomic window:
- a CDS encoding DUF3817 domain-containing protein yields MSNEPTSAPTGASPGTPTGASPAPDAAAWVRTARGALTRYRVMAWITGVMLLLLTVEMVLKYVLHAGGYDAEGELRPVLGAWIAYAHGWIYVLYLATVFQLWSTLRWPLGRLVTMAAAGVVPVMSFVLERRVHADADTRIAAAARTSA; encoded by the coding sequence GTGAGCAACGAACCGACCAGCGCCCCCACGGGGGCCTCGCCCGGCACCCCGACCGGGGCCTCCCCGGCGCCCGACGCGGCCGCGTGGGTGCGCACCGCCCGCGGGGCACTGACGCGCTACCGCGTGATGGCGTGGATCACCGGGGTGATGCTGCTCCTGCTCACGGTCGAGATGGTGCTCAAGTACGTCCTGCACGCGGGCGGGTACGACGCCGAGGGTGAGCTGCGTCCCGTCCTCGGCGCGTGGATCGCCTACGCCCACGGGTGGATCTACGTGCTGTACCTCGCGACCGTCTTCCAGCTGTGGTCGACGCTGCGCTGGCCGCTGGGGCGCCTCGTCACGATGGCCGCCGCGGGTGTCGTCCCCGTGATGTCGTTCGTCCTGGAGCGCCGCGTGCACGCCGACGCGGACACGCGCATCGCCGCGGCCGCCCGGACCTCGGCCTGA
- a CDS encoding type II secretion system F family protein encodes MSPIIIAALLFVTLVLLVVTVSVLQEDAAHRRRLLSAVEASDSTRSGPFDRIDAALRTTRPGMRFSSLLAGSGLGARSPSLVLLLVGASALAAALLVLPVAGRVAAVLAGGLVVVAFRRWLEQRRQARVEKFIGQLPEMARLLANGAQAGLGVRRSIELAAREMDEPASSELQQVASELAIGQSLQGALGHLAERLPSRELVVLVQTLVIQAKAGGALVSALQNIATTLDERRQLRREITTATAGATFSGYAVAGIGAFAVVVMNMLQPGALDTMLRTLPGQITVVLAAIMFAVGFVLIRQITKVKL; translated from the coding sequence ATGAGTCCGATCATCATCGCCGCGCTGCTCTTCGTGACGCTGGTGCTGCTGGTCGTCACGGTGTCGGTCCTGCAGGAGGACGCCGCGCACCGCCGGCGGCTGCTGTCGGCCGTCGAGGCGTCCGACTCCACGCGCAGCGGGCCGTTCGACCGGATCGACGCCGCGCTGCGCACGACCAGACCGGGCATGCGCTTCTCGTCGCTGCTGGCGGGCTCGGGCCTGGGCGCGCGGTCGCCGTCGCTGGTGCTGCTGCTCGTGGGCGCCTCCGCGCTGGCCGCGGCGCTGCTCGTGCTGCCGGTCGCCGGTCGCGTCGCGGCCGTGCTCGCCGGCGGGCTCGTCGTGGTCGCGTTCCGCCGCTGGCTCGAGCAGCGACGTCAGGCACGTGTCGAGAAGTTCATCGGGCAGCTGCCGGAGATGGCGCGGCTCCTCGCGAATGGCGCGCAGGCCGGTCTGGGCGTCCGCCGCTCGATCGAGCTCGCCGCGCGGGAGATGGACGAGCCGGCGAGCAGCGAGCTGCAGCAGGTCGCCTCCGAGCTGGCCATCGGGCAGAGCCTCCAGGGCGCCCTCGGCCACCTCGCGGAGCGCCTGCCGTCGCGCGAGCTGGTCGTCCTCGTCCAGACCCTCGTCATCCAGGCCAAGGCCGGCGGTGCGCTCGTCTCGGCGCTGCAGAACATCGCGACGACCCTGGACGAGCGGCGTCAGCTGCGGCGCGAGATCACGACCGCGACCGCGGGCGCGACCTTCTCCGGGTACGCGGTGGCGGGCATCGGCGCGTTCGCCGTCGTGGTGATGAACATGCTGCAGCCGGGGGCGCTGGACACCATGCTCCGCACCCTGCCCGGGCAGATCACGGTCGTGCTGGCCGCCATCATGTTCGCCGTCGGCTTCGTCCTGATCCGGCAGATCACGAAGGTCAAGCTCTGA
- a CDS encoding type II secretion system F family protein: protein MGLLLALAAAVLTVVGISGLRMLRTTGLEDVEEQMRTAVAVEREKGLGPLLDRLGTRFLGLTMRLYGSVRLRRLEEAIRRAGRPDGVTLTVYLRRQAAFVVIGVAVLVLFAILGQPLIGVMMFGLLAGWMRLWLTTAGSRRQAQIESELPDFLDVLGVTVKAGLGFRQAVERVCEFHDGPLAQEMRTSLQEMSVGVSRRQAFVAMRERTRSEGVAAFVTALLQAEELGVPLASALDDIASDVRKDHAQRVRQAAAKAAPKVSLVVTMTIVPGALLLIVASVLLANMDTFRDIL, encoded by the coding sequence ATGGGCCTCCTGCTGGCCCTCGCGGCCGCCGTGCTCACGGTGGTGGGCATCTCCGGCCTGCGCATGCTCCGGACGACGGGGCTCGAGGACGTCGAGGAGCAGATGCGCACCGCCGTGGCGGTCGAGCGCGAGAAGGGCCTCGGCCCGCTGCTCGACCGGCTCGGCACGCGGTTCCTCGGCCTCACGATGCGGCTCTACGGCTCGGTGCGGCTCCGCCGGCTCGAGGAGGCCATCCGGCGGGCCGGACGGCCCGACGGTGTGACGCTCACGGTGTACCTGCGGCGCCAGGCGGCGTTCGTGGTCATCGGCGTCGCCGTGCTGGTGCTGTTCGCGATCCTCGGGCAGCCGCTGATCGGGGTCATGATGTTCGGCCTGCTCGCGGGGTGGATGCGGCTGTGGCTGACGACGGCCGGCTCGCGCCGCCAGGCGCAGATCGAGTCCGAGCTGCCGGACTTCCTCGACGTGCTGGGCGTGACCGTGAAGGCGGGTCTCGGCTTCCGGCAGGCCGTCGAGCGCGTGTGCGAGTTCCACGACGGGCCCCTCGCGCAGGAGATGCGGACGTCGCTGCAGGAGATGAGCGTCGGCGTGAGCCGTCGCCAGGCGTTCGTGGCCATGCGCGAGCGGACGCGGTCGGAGGGTGTGGCCGCGTTCGTCACGGCGCTGCTGCAGGCCGAGGAGCTCGGCGTGCCGCTCGCGAGCGCGCTCGACGACATCGCGTCCGACGTCCGCAAGGACCATGCGCAGCGCGTCCGCCAGGCCGCGGCGAAGGCGGCACCCAAGGTCTCGCTGGTCGTGACGATGACCATCGTGCCGGGCGCGCTGCTGCTCATCGTCGCGTCCGTGCTCCTGGCGAACATGGACACCTTCCGTGACATCCTCTGA
- a CDS encoding CpaF family protein, with product MGLLDRIQQTDSRSDEPDLVSHYRDRLLEEIDLDELSRLKPTQRRARLERILSTLLSADGPVLASRDRSVLIQRVVDDALGLGVLEPLLADESVTEIMVNGPRDVFVERLGRVQRVATTFASEEQLYQTIDRIVSTVNRRVDESSPMVDARLPTGERVNVIIPPLALDGPSLTIRRFPRPYRLGELVEKGSLDVRAATLLGACVRGKLNVMIAGGTGTGKTTFLNALSGLIPAHERIVTIEDAAELSLQQEHVVRLESRPANVEGKGQVTIRDLVRNSLRMRPDRIVVGEVRGGETLDMLQAMNTGHEGSLATVHANSALDAMGRLETLATMSELELPVATLRDQINSAIDVIVHLERGADGTRRVREVAALVSRRREDYQLAPLMTFEPDPVGPDRKVTGRFVIHPMPEDLRLRLQRAGETLAPHEPSGIAP from the coding sequence ATGGGACTGCTCGACCGCATCCAGCAGACCGACTCCCGGTCCGACGAGCCCGACCTCGTCTCCCACTACCGTGACCGGCTGCTCGAGGAGATCGACCTCGACGAGCTCTCGCGGCTCAAGCCCACGCAGCGCCGCGCGCGCCTCGAGCGCATCCTGTCGACGCTGCTGTCCGCCGACGGCCCCGTCCTCGCCTCGCGCGACCGGTCGGTGCTGATCCAGCGCGTCGTCGACGACGCGCTCGGGCTCGGCGTCCTGGAGCCGCTGCTCGCGGACGAGTCCGTCACCGAGATCATGGTGAACGGGCCGCGCGACGTCTTCGTCGAGCGGCTCGGACGCGTGCAGCGCGTCGCCACGACCTTCGCGTCGGAGGAGCAGCTGTACCAGACGATCGACCGCATCGTCTCGACCGTGAACCGCCGCGTCGACGAGTCGTCGCCGATGGTGGACGCGCGCCTGCCCACCGGTGAGCGCGTCAACGTCATCATCCCGCCGCTCGCGCTCGACGGGCCGTCGCTGACGATCCGACGCTTCCCGCGGCCCTACCGCCTCGGCGAGCTCGTCGAGAAGGGCAGCCTCGACGTGCGCGCGGCGACCCTGCTGGGTGCGTGCGTGCGCGGCAAGCTCAACGTGATGATCGCCGGCGGTACCGGCACCGGGAAGACGACCTTCCTCAACGCGCTGTCGGGGCTCATCCCCGCGCACGAGCGGATCGTGACGATCGAGGACGCGGCCGAGCTGTCGCTGCAGCAGGAGCACGTGGTCCGCCTCGAGTCGCGGCCCGCGAACGTCGAGGGCAAGGGCCAGGTGACGATCCGCGACCTCGTGCGCAACTCGCTGCGCATGCGGCCCGACCGCATCGTCGTCGGCGAGGTCCGCGGCGGTGAGACGCTCGACATGCTGCAGGCCATGAACACCGGCCACGAGGGGTCGCTCGCGACCGTGCACGCGAACAGCGCGCTGGACGCCATGGGTCGTCTCGAGACGCTGGCGACGATGAGCGAGCTCGAGCTGCCGGTCGCGACGCTGCGCGACCAGATCAACTCGGCGATCGACGTGATCGTGCACCTCGAGCGCGGGGCCGACGGCACGCGGCGCGTCCGCGAGGTCGCGGCCCTCGTCTCGCGGCGCCGCGAGGACTACCAGCTGGCACCCCTGATGACGTTCGAGCCGGACCCCGTGGGCCCGGACCGCAAGGTCACCGGGCGCTTCGTCATCCACCCCATGCCGGAGGACCTGCGCCTGCGGCTGCAGCGCGCGGGCGAGACCCTCGCCCCGCACGAGCCGAGCGGCATCGCACCATGA
- a CDS encoding aromatic ring-opening dioxygenase LigA: protein MSNAAVQTKPAHIKVLATIVLVFGAIFAVAGAGTWIAVSSNLRAEQITVSDDAAAFGGAVVDTPWEAWAQADIINKHALDSSGGKTYAELDKEDPVRATVMNGSFLRASLFTSVVAFGVGLLVFGLGVVFIVTGEALRRIAVRLETPIGAAPVAQTV from the coding sequence ATGTCGAACGCAGCAGTCCAGACCAAGCCGGCCCACATCAAGGTGCTGGCGACCATCGTCCTCGTCTTCGGCGCCATCTTCGCGGTTGCAGGGGCCGGCACCTGGATCGCGGTGTCCAGCAACCTGCGCGCCGAGCAGATCACCGTCTCCGACGACGCTGCGGCGTTCGGCGGCGCGGTCGTCGACACGCCGTGGGAGGCGTGGGCGCAGGCCGACATCATCAACAAGCACGCGCTCGACTCGTCGGGCGGCAAGACGTACGCCGAGCTCGACAAGGAGGACCCGGTCCGCGCGACCGTCATGAACGGGTCGTTCCTGCGGGCCTCGCTGTTCACCTCGGTCGTCGCCTTCGGCGTCGGTCTCCTCGTCTTCGGCCTCGGCGTCGTCTTCATCGTCACCGGTGAGGCCCTGCGCCGCATCGCCGTGCGGCTGGAGACGCCGATCGGCGCCGCCCCCGTCGCCCAGACCGTCTGA
- a CDS encoding OmpA family protein, translating into MHRVTLPALTAVLALFLVGCTGDDPGPAPSTTGTGATPTASSDVADGAVTREVEVSGAPVELTVHPLQVADGTALLTVDYAMRDDAPAGANVTLNMLLSSGAGISDVGGIRLVDLDGSKVWLSGNDAGAFPRVEPAVLMPGTTHRTESFFADPGVESVDVLFPFFGLVTDVPVVDAAPDATTPQDVGLTAGADYPTHTLDAFTVAFDDSATTSVEGSETTVTLASDVLFATDEFVLTPDAAARVDAAAAQIAQAAQAGEVRVVGHTDDAASDAYNLDLSQKRATSVAERLGAALGAGFTMATEGKGETEPIAAGASPEARAANRRVEIRFTATSPADALVGAGSTAPPPEPTGATGTGHDAVAVTVRDVTFDAAVESVVRRDGHLVGTILLTRTSAGGGGVDGVLGSAVTGRAAARGLSLYSTVAGANAATLLGEGMRVYPMDYVVVPAADGKPDQRAILADQFLKGRLEQGQSLAVTVVWPDTGQDTVSLDVPDVLRITDIPVED; encoded by the coding sequence GTGCACCGCGTGACCCTGCCGGCCCTCACCGCCGTCCTCGCACTGTTCCTCGTCGGCTGCACGGGTGACGACCCCGGTCCGGCCCCCTCGACGACGGGGACGGGCGCGACGCCCACGGCGTCGAGCGACGTGGCGGACGGTGCGGTGACCCGCGAGGTCGAGGTGTCGGGTGCACCGGTCGAGCTGACGGTGCACCCGCTGCAGGTCGCCGACGGGACCGCGCTCCTGACGGTCGACTACGCGATGCGCGACGACGCCCCCGCGGGTGCCAACGTCACGCTCAACATGCTCCTGTCGAGCGGTGCCGGGATCTCGGACGTCGGCGGGATCCGGCTCGTGGACCTCGACGGGTCGAAGGTCTGGCTGTCGGGCAACGACGCCGGCGCGTTCCCGCGCGTCGAGCCCGCCGTCCTCATGCCCGGGACGACGCACCGCACCGAGTCGTTCTTCGCCGACCCGGGTGTCGAGAGCGTCGACGTCCTCTTCCCGTTCTTCGGCCTGGTCACCGACGTCCCGGTGGTGGACGCCGCGCCGGACGCGACGACGCCGCAGGACGTCGGTCTGACGGCCGGCGCCGACTACCCGACGCACACGCTGGACGCGTTCACCGTCGCCTTCGACGACAGCGCCACCACCTCCGTCGAGGGATCCGAGACGACGGTCACGCTCGCGTCCGACGTCCTGTTCGCCACCGACGAGTTCGTCCTCACGCCCGACGCCGCCGCCCGCGTCGACGCGGCGGCCGCGCAGATCGCCCAGGCCGCCCAGGCCGGTGAGGTGCGGGTCGTGGGCCACACCGACGACGCCGCCTCGGACGCGTACAACCTCGACCTGTCGCAGAAGCGCGCGACCTCGGTCGCCGAGCGGCTCGGCGCCGCGCTGGGTGCGGGCTTCACGATGGCCACCGAGGGCAAAGGCGAGACCGAGCCGATCGCGGCCGGCGCGAGCCCCGAGGCCCGGGCCGCGAACCGGCGGGTCGAGATCCGCTTCACGGCGACGTCCCCGGCGGACGCGCTGGTCGGTGCCGGCTCCACGGCACCGCCGCCGGAGCCGACCGGCGCCACGGGCACCGGGCACGACGCCGTCGCGGTCACCGTGCGTGACGTGACGTTCGACGCCGCCGTCGAGTCCGTCGTGCGTCGCGACGGCCACCTCGTCGGGACGATCCTCCTCACGCGCACCTCCGCCGGCGGTGGCGGTGTCGACGGGGTCCTGGGCTCGGCCGTGACCGGTCGTGCCGCCGCGCGCGGCCTGTCGCTCTACTCGACCGTCGCCGGCGCCAACGCCGCGACGCTGCTGGGCGAGGGCATGCGCGTCTACCCCATGGACTACGTCGTGGTGCCCGCCGCCGACGGCAAGCCCGACCAGCGCGCGATCCTCGCCGACCAGTTCCTCAAGGGCCGGCTCGAGCAGGGCCAGTCCCTCGCCGTCACGGTCGTGTGGCCCGACACCGGCCAGGACACCGTGTCCCTGGACGTCCCCGACGTCCTGCGCATCACCGACATCCCCGTCGAGGACTGA
- the guaA gene encoding glutamine-hydrolyzing GMP synthase: MTQSPEPATPPQPTTHRPVLVVDFGAQYAQLIARRVREANVYSEIVPHTATVEQMLAKDPAAIILSGGPSSVYATGAPFVGPELFEAGVPVLGICYGFQAMAQALGGKVAQTGQREYGGTAVEITAPGMVLEGSPDAQTVWMSHGDAVHAAPEGFEVLATSAGSPVAAFEDRERHLYGMQWHPEVKHSPLGQAAIENFLYRGAGLAPDWNPGNVIAEQVERIRAQVGDARVICGLSGGVDSSVAAALVQRAVGDQLTCVFVDHGLLRAGEAEQVEKDFVAATGVQLKVVDARERFLTALAGVSDPETKRKIIGREFIRVFEDAAREVVEDAGAHGDTVKFLVQGTLYPDVVESGGGEGAANIKSHHNVGGLPDDLQFDLVEPLRTLFKDEVRAVGLELGVPEAIVWRQPFPGPGLGIRIVGEVTAGRLETLRAADAIAREELTRAGLDREIWQCPVVLLGDVRSVGVQGDGRTYGHPIVLRPVSSEDAMTADWTRLPYDVLATISTRITNEVPEVNRVVLDVTSKPPGTIEWE; encoded by the coding sequence GTGACGCAGAGCCCCGAACCCGCCACGCCCCCCCAGCCGACGACGCACCGGCCCGTCCTCGTCGTGGACTTCGGCGCCCAGTACGCGCAGCTGATCGCGCGCCGCGTGCGCGAGGCGAACGTCTACTCCGAGATCGTGCCGCACACGGCGACGGTGGAGCAGATGCTCGCGAAGGACCCGGCGGCGATCATCCTGTCCGGCGGTCCGTCGTCGGTGTACGCGACCGGAGCGCCGTTCGTCGGCCCGGAGCTCTTCGAGGCCGGCGTGCCCGTGCTGGGCATCTGCTACGGCTTCCAGGCGATGGCGCAGGCGCTCGGCGGCAAGGTCGCCCAGACGGGTCAGCGCGAGTACGGCGGGACGGCCGTCGAGATCACGGCGCCGGGCATGGTGCTCGAGGGCAGCCCGGACGCCCAGACGGTGTGGATGAGCCACGGCGACGCCGTGCACGCGGCGCCCGAGGGCTTCGAGGTGCTCGCGACGAGCGCCGGCAGCCCCGTCGCGGCCTTCGAGGACCGCGAGCGGCACCTGTACGGCATGCAGTGGCACCCTGAGGTGAAGCACTCGCCGCTGGGCCAGGCGGCCATCGAGAACTTCCTGTACCGCGGTGCCGGGCTCGCGCCCGACTGGAACCCGGGCAACGTCATCGCCGAGCAGGTCGAGCGCATCCGCGCGCAGGTCGGCGACGCGCGCGTCATCTGCGGGCTGTCGGGCGGCGTGGACTCCTCGGTCGCGGCGGCGCTCGTGCAGCGCGCCGTCGGGGACCAGCTCACGTGCGTCTTCGTCGACCACGGCCTCCTGCGTGCCGGCGAGGCCGAGCAGGTCGAGAAGGACTTCGTCGCCGCGACGGGCGTGCAGCTCAAGGTCGTCGACGCGCGCGAGCGGTTCCTCACCGCGCTCGCCGGGGTGTCCGACCCGGAGACGAAGCGCAAGATCATCGGCCGGGAGTTCATCCGCGTCTTCGAGGACGCGGCGCGCGAGGTCGTCGAGGACGCCGGTGCGCACGGCGACACCGTGAAGTTCCTCGTCCAGGGCACCCTGTACCCCGACGTCGTGGAGTCCGGCGGCGGCGAGGGCGCGGCCAACATCAAGTCGCACCACAACGTCGGCGGCCTGCCGGACGACCTGCAGTTCGACCTCGTCGAGCCGCTGCGCACGCTGTTCAAGGACGAGGTCCGCGCGGTCGGCCTCGAGCTGGGCGTGCCCGAGGCCATCGTGTGGCGCCAGCCGTTCCCCGGTCCCGGCCTGGGCATCCGGATCGTCGGGGAGGTCACCGCCGGGCGGCTCGAGACGCTGCGCGCCGCCGACGCGATCGCCCGCGAGGAGCTCACGCGCGCCGGGCTGGACCGCGAGATCTGGCAGTGCCCGGTCGTGCTGCTCGGCGACGTGCGGTCCGTCGGCGTGCAGGGAGACGGGCGCACCTATGGCCACCCGATCGTCCTGCGCCCGGTGTCGTCGGAGGACGCCATGACCGCCGACTGGACCCGCCTGCCGTACGACGTGCTCGCGACGATCTCGACGCGCATCACCAACGAGGTCCCCGAGGTCAACCGCGTGGTGCTCGACGTCACGAGCAAGCCGCCGGGCACCATCGAGTGGGAGTGA
- a CDS encoding sensor histidine kinase codes for MTSSDGSPAATTDRADHLAIGRVVRLLSEVRLAVLVVCIVSGVVKGGIGLLGAGIAVLAMLFSVMPARSWEQRGELFSRSGILLACDLVVTVVLLVLLPGELMMIYAAATVALFAAIVGTRLALFMATPIAMALLGAQGTSSDGLSWLVVATGAVGVLAMAWAGNALGAALRAQEAAARRAATGELRRAATLERVRIARELHDTVAGDLAGATMLGRTLVDRLVRDGADPRTLTLARRLAESCATAHTHTRVALGELRRAEMSPVEELTATVVDWSERTGVRTSVRVAPAVEDIPAPVSSDLRAILLELLENVRRHAAARRVDVVVELAGDTVRLVVVDDGRGIPDLEHVPADDAGHYGLRGIDERAQERAGSVRRSTPPGGGLRTEVVLRTDLDVEEVAPDGAVGAEVEVP; via the coding sequence GTGACATCCTCTGACGGCTCGCCGGCGGCCACCACCGACCGTGCCGACCACCTGGCGATCGGGCGGGTCGTCCGGCTCCTGAGCGAGGTCCGCCTCGCGGTCCTCGTCGTGTGCATCGTCTCGGGCGTCGTCAAGGGCGGCATCGGCCTGCTCGGTGCCGGGATCGCCGTCCTGGCGATGCTGTTCTCGGTGATGCCCGCCCGCTCGTGGGAGCAGCGCGGGGAGCTGTTCTCGCGGTCGGGCATCCTGCTCGCCTGCGACCTGGTCGTCACCGTGGTGCTGCTCGTGCTGCTGCCCGGCGAGCTGATGATGATCTACGCCGCGGCGACCGTCGCGCTGTTCGCCGCGATCGTCGGGACCCGGCTGGCGCTGTTCATGGCGACGCCCATCGCGATGGCCCTGCTGGGGGCGCAGGGGACGTCGTCGGACGGCCTGAGCTGGCTGGTCGTCGCCACGGGCGCCGTCGGCGTGCTCGCGATGGCGTGGGCGGGCAACGCCCTGGGCGCCGCCCTGCGGGCGCAGGAGGCGGCGGCACGTCGTGCGGCGACCGGCGAGCTGCGCCGCGCCGCCACGCTCGAGCGGGTGCGCATCGCCCGCGAGCTGCACGACACGGTCGCGGGCGACCTGGCCGGTGCCACCATGCTCGGCCGCACCCTCGTCGACCGCTTGGTGCGCGACGGTGCCGACCCGCGCACGCTGACCCTGGCCCGCCGCCTGGCGGAGTCGTGCGCCACCGCGCACACGCACACCCGCGTCGCCCTGGGCGAGCTGCGGCGTGCCGAGATGAGCCCGGTCGAGGAGCTGACCGCGACGGTGGTGGACTGGTCGGAGCGCACGGGCGTGCGCACGTCCGTGCGGGTGGCCCCGGCCGTCGAGGACATCCCCGCCCCCGTGTCGTCCGACCTGCGCGCGATCCTGCTCGAGCTGCTGGAGAACGTCCGCCGGCACGCGGCGGCGCGGCGCGTCGACGTCGTCGTCGAGCTGGCCGGCGACACCGTCCGGCTCGTCGTCGTCGACGACGGCCGGGGGATCCCGGACCTCGAGCACGTCCCCGCGGACGACGCCGGCCACTACGGGCTGCGCGGCATCGACGAGCGCGCGCAGGAGCGCGCGGGTTCCGTACGACGCAGCACGCCGCCCGGCGGCGGGCTGCGGACCGAGGTCGTGCTCCGCACGGACCTCGACGTGGAGGAGGTCGCCCCGGACGGGGCGGTCGGTGCAGAGGTGGAGGTGCCGTGA
- a CDS encoding glycosyltransferase family 4 protein, with protein sequence MRIVHVSDCFAPRTGGIETQVGDLARHQVAAGHEVHVLTATLGEGGERGGVVDVEGGVHVHRVGARLPFDLPVNPVAGPRLLRSALRDVRPDAVHVHAGVLSPFAFDGVRVATALHLPTAITWHCMLDGTLGVGRQVVRRTRWRHVPAALSAVSGAAATRVRDLFGTRVDVVPNGIDVAAWAPPPGAAASWTSGTPQAPLHLVATMRLAPRKRAVPLVDVVAAAAARLPAGALRLTLVGDGPARDAVRARVASAGLRDVVDLRGRLPRDAVRAAYADADVFLASARLEAFGIAALEARTAGLAVLAHAGTGVGEFVTDGVDGYLVADDAEMSDAIVRLAADRDLLARLRRHAAAVPPPFDWAHVLAAADAQYARARTLVVR encoded by the coding sequence ATGCGGATCGTCCACGTCTCCGACTGCTTCGCGCCCCGCACGGGCGGGATCGAGACGCAGGTCGGCGACCTCGCCCGGCACCAGGTCGCCGCGGGGCACGAGGTCCACGTCCTGACGGCCACGCTCGGCGAGGGCGGTGAGCGGGGGGGCGTGGTGGACGTCGAGGGCGGCGTCCACGTGCACCGGGTCGGCGCACGGCTGCCGTTCGACCTGCCCGTCAACCCGGTGGCGGGTCCGCGGCTGCTGCGCTCGGCGCTCCGCGACGTGCGGCCCGATGCGGTGCACGTGCACGCGGGCGTCCTGTCGCCGTTCGCGTTCGACGGCGTGCGCGTCGCGACCGCGCTGCACCTGCCGACGGCGATCACCTGGCACTGCATGCTCGACGGCACGCTGGGCGTCGGGCGGCAGGTCGTGCGCCGCACGCGCTGGCGGCACGTGCCCGCCGCGCTCAGCGCCGTGAGCGGTGCCGCGGCGACGCGCGTGCGCGACCTGTTCGGCACGCGCGTCGACGTCGTGCCCAACGGGATCGACGTCGCGGCGTGGGCCCCGCCACCCGGCGCGGCGGCGTCCTGGACGTCCGGGACGCCGCAGGCGCCCCTGCACCTGGTCGCCACGATGCGCCTGGCGCCGCGCAAGCGCGCCGTCCCCCTGGTCGACGTCGTCGCCGCCGCGGCGGCGCGGCTGCCCGCGGGGGCGCTGCGTCTGACGCTCGTCGGCGACGGACCGGCGCGCGACGCCGTGCGCGCGCGCGTCGCGTCGGCCGGCCTGCGCGACGTCGTCGACCTGCGAGGACGCCTCCCGCGCGACGCCGTGCGGGCGGCCTACGCCGACGCCGACGTCTTCCTGGCATCGGCCCGGCTCGAGGCGTTCGGCATCGCGGCGCTGGAGGCGCGCACCGCCGGGCTGGCGGTGCTCGCGCACGCCGGTACCGGCGTCGGGGAGTTCGTCACCGACGGCGTCGACGGCTACCTCGTGGCCGACGACGCCGAGATGTCCGACGCGATCGTGCGCCTCGCGGCCGACCGGGACCTGCTGGCCCGGCTGCGGCGGCACGCGGCCGCGGTGCCGCCCCCGTTCGACTGGGCGCACGTGCTGGCCGCCGCCGACGCGCAGTACGCGCGGGCGCGCACCCTCGTCGTCCGCTGA
- a CDS encoding DUF3592 domain-containing protein translates to MTVATVVPLTFACVLFLAGVGLGLGGGALLRRGARTPRTRIPLEAVVVERTSHVRPTRVTFDHPVPGGWVRATRVEGMPVTTADGRTARPGDRITVWADARDPRDVRLAAASAASSMGGVLLLLMGAMLAGLALWFAMAVLAAR, encoded by the coding sequence GTGACGGTCGCGACCGTGGTGCCGCTGACGTTCGCGTGCGTGCTGTTCCTGGCCGGCGTCGGCCTGGGTCTCGGTGGGGGTGCGCTGCTGCGGCGCGGCGCGCGGACGCCGCGCACGCGGATCCCGCTCGAGGCGGTCGTCGTCGAGCGGACGTCCCACGTCCGGCCGACGCGCGTCACGTTCGACCACCCGGTGCCCGGGGGCTGGGTGCGGGCGACGCGGGTCGAGGGGATGCCGGTCACGACCGCCGACGGCCGGACGGCGCGTCCGGGCGACCGGATCACGGTGTGGGCGGACGCGCGCGACCCGCGCGATGTCCGCCTGGCGGCGGCCTCCGCCGCGTCGAGCATGGGCGGCGTGCTGCTGCTGCTCATGGGCGCGATGCTGGCGGGCCTGGCCCTGTGGTTCGCCATGGCGGTCCTCGCCGCCCGCTGA
- a CDS encoding response regulator transcription factor, with translation MRVLVADDNGLIRLGVRAALEELPDVEEVVEAANGALAVARVQEGDVDVVLLDVRMPERDGLSALVDIVPHAIVLMLTNTDDMGSVAEAMRNGASGYIVHGSLDPQGIGAAIRTCLAGGRVMSGFEPWAAPVPASPAPMSGGPAVRSGLSEREAEIMDVVSQGLTNTQIARQLFLSEKTVKNHINRIFSKLGVTNRAQAIAMWLGTGPAGPARIGTGMGPGPVAGQVPRP, from the coding sequence GTGAGGGTCCTGGTGGCAGACGACAACGGTCTCATCCGGCTGGGGGTCCGCGCCGCGCTCGAGGAGCTGCCCGACGTCGAGGAGGTCGTCGAGGCGGCGAACGGCGCGCTCGCGGTCGCGCGGGTGCAGGAGGGCGACGTCGACGTCGTCCTGCTCGACGTCCGGATGCCCGAGCGCGACGGGCTCAGCGCCCTGGTCGACATCGTCCCGCACGCGATCGTGCTGATGCTGACCAACACCGACGACATGGGCTCCGTCGCGGAGGCCATGCGCAACGGCGCGTCCGGCTACATCGTCCACGGGTCCCTCGACCCGCAGGGCATCGGGGCAGCCATCCGCACGTGCCTCGCCGGGGGCCGGGTGATGTCGGGCTTCGAGCCGTGGGCCGCACCCGTGCCCGCCTCGCCCGCGCCGATGTCGGGCGGTCCGGCCGTCCGCTCCGGGCTGTCGGAGCGCGAGGCGGAGATCATGGACGTCGTCAGCCAGGGGCTCACGAACACCCAGATCGCCCGCCAGCTGTTCCTCAGCGAGAAGACGGTCAAGAACCACATCAACCGGATCTTCTCGAAGCTGGGGGTGACCAACCGCGCGCAGGCCATCGCCATGTGGCTCGGCACTGGGCCCGCGGGCCCAGCGAGGATTGGGACCGGGATGGGTCCTGGGCCGGTCGCTGGGCAGGTGCCCCGTCCGTAG